The Thermodesulfobacteriota bacterium genome includes the window CGAAAAAACTAAAAACCATGACAAATGGAGTTCAAAAAATTTCAGGTGGCTTAGGTGGCGGTATTTCGGGAGGCGGTATAGGCCCAATCTGTGGACGACAAAACCAGCAGTTTCGATTGTTGCCACACTTCACAGGACTACAGAGACCGTCGCACAAATTCAGACATTCAGCAAGAGAGCTGTAATAGCCACAGTTCCTACAGGGTGTAAGGGTAGTCGTCGTCGTTGTCGTTGTAGTCGTTGTGGTAGTTGTTGTGGTTGTAGTCGTAGTTGTAGTAGTAGTTGTGGTTGTAGTCGTAGTCGTTGTAGTGGTTGTTGTGGTTGTAGTCGTAGTTGTTGTAGTCGTAGTCGTAGAAGTAGTTGTCGTTGTAGTCGTTGTCGGTACCTCTTCTACCGGACACTCTATATTTGGATAAGCCAAAGAAGATCCAGGTCGATCCATTCGATAAGCAAACGTGTATTTTTTTATCCTGACTTCCAGTGTTAGGTCACTAAAACTCACTATCTCCGCACCAAGATCGATCTGGGATAAAAGATCCCCCATCGTATAAGAGTAATTGGGACCCAAAAAAGCGGATCTGGCATAAAGGATTGAATTTGCACTCCTTAAGGCGGAACAGATCTTATTTGCCTGGGCGTATGCGGCACTTTTTGTGAAGTCCAAATACTTAATGAAAGCCACATAGGAAAGTATCCCAATGCTGACTATGATTATGAGAAGCTCTATTAGAGTTATTCCTCTTTTGTTAACCATCCGGACTTTACTTGGGTAATCTTTAAGCAATTTCTGTACCATTACAGGTTGGAAACGTCTATACCGTGCTTTTTTATTCTATACCAGATGCTTCTTTCCGAGATACCTAAAATGGAGGCTGCCTTTTTCTGATTCCCCTTTGTAGCCTTTAATGCCTCAATTATACGTTTCCTCTCCAGTTCTTCTATCTGCTCATCGAGGGAAGTCCCTTCCGTGTAATGTTTCTTCGTTCTTTCCCTCATGTGTATCGGGAGATCTTCTAGGGTGACATAGCCATCTTCAGATACCGAAACCGCGCTTTTTAAACAGGCCAAAAGCTCCCTTACATTTCCTGGCCACGCGTAGTTGAGAAGGTATTCTTTAGCCTCTTTTGATATTCCAAGCTTCCTCCCCAGATCCTTTTCAAGCTCCAAAAGAAAATGGTCGATCAACGGACCTATGTCTTCTTTTCTCTTCCGCAAAGGAGGCACATCTATCACAACACCTGAAAGTCTGTAGTAAAGGTCCGGCCTGAATTTTCCTTCGCCCATGGCTTCTATGAGATTTTTATTTGTGGCGGATATGATTCTCACATCAAGCTTAACTTTTTTCGTGCTTCCAAGCCTTTCTAGCTCCTTTGTTTCAACGACCCTAAGTATCTTTGCCTGCAAATTAGGACCCATCTCTCCGATTTCGTCTAAAAAGAGCGTACCTTTCTCCGCCAACTCAAATTTACCCTTTTTTTCACGGACCGCACCTGTAAATGCTCCTTTTTCGAAGCCGAAAAGTTCGCTTTCGAGAAGGGTTTCGGGGATGGATGCGCAATTTACCGGAACAAATTCCCCCTTCCTGTTAGACAGTTTGTGGATGAGTCTAGCTACAACTTCCTTTCCAACACCAGTCTCCCCCGTTATCAGAACGGGAACATCTGTCTCCGCAACTCTTTCGGCAAGCCTTATGACTTCTTTCATCATTTCGCTTTTAACAACTATACCGTGGTAAGTGGTAGCATCATGCCATTCCTTCTTTTTTAACTTTGCCTCCTTCTCAATTTCCCTTTTTGCGAGTGCCCTTTTTACAACTACTTTGAGCTCTTCAAGAGAGATGGGTTTCACAAAAAAGTCAATAGCTCCCTTTTCGATAGCAAGCATGGCGTTCTTTTTGGTTCCGTACGCTGTGATAACTATGATAGGAGCATCCGTAAACCTTTTTATCTCCTCTATCGCAGAAAGGCCATCTATACCAGGAAGCTTTATGTCGATGAGTACAAGATCCGTATCTTCTTTAATGGACGAACTTGCTTTCTCGTAGCTTTCGAAGGAGAGGACTCTATGGCCTTCCCGTCGTAACGCTTCCTCTATGAAGAACCTAACTCCGCTGTCATCCTCGATAAGTATGATCTCTTTCAATTGATCCTTACCTCTTCGGAAGCACTATTCTAAATTCAGTTCCTCCATCAGTATTGACCTCTATGTGACCATTGTGAAGCTTTACATTCTTTTCGGCAATAAAGAGGCCAAGCCCACGACCCTCTTTTTTTGTAGTATAGAAAGGTCGAAATAGAAGTTTTTTCTCCTCTTCGCCGATTTTTGAGCTTTGGTTATATACGGAGATAGAGATGGGATCACCGTCCTCTATTTTTACCTGCAGATACCCAGCATTCCTTTCAGCCTCAAACGCATTTTTTATAATGTTGTATACTGCTTGGTAGATCTTATTTTTGTCGCCTACGAAATGGGCATGTTTTTCAGCAAGAAAAGTTGAGCGGACAGTAGGAAATTCTCTCTTCAGAGATTCGTACGCCTCTTCTACTACATGAGTAAGATCAAATTCTTCAATTGAAGGCTCTGTGTCTGTAAAGTCTAAAAGCTCTTTCGTGAAGGCATCTATCCTTTTTGTGGCCTCAAGAATCCTTCTAAGATAGAGTTCCTCTTCGGGGTCCGCCTTCTCCAAAAGAAGCTGTGCCATTCCAACGACAGTACTTAGTGGATTTCTCACCTCATGGGCTATAACGAGTGCCATAAAGCCAAGGGGAATTATATATTCGAGTCTCTCGATGGTGGCAATCTTATGCTCGTTTTCGGTCTTGGATGCGTTTAGCTTTGCCTCTGCCACAAGCTTTTCGATCAATTCGTAAATCTCTATCATTCTTCCTTTCATCTTTTTCGGGCCTAGACCATATAAGCTATCCAATTTTCTCACCATGTCTTTTATGGGAGCTGTCATGGCAAAAAGGACAAGAAACACAAGAAAAGCACAAACTGCTGATATTCCTAGTAGAAGAATTTCGGGATACGAAACGTAAGCTGCTACATTTAGAGTGAAAAGGCCAATAAGAATGCAAACGAGAAAGACTAAGACAGGCACAAGGGTTGTTATGTTATATCTTAAATTTTTGGGGTCTCTAAAAAGCCGCAATCATCCTCCCGTCATCCTTACGGCCTGTATCATATTCCACCAGGGCATAAGCACTGCCAGAGCGAGAAAGAGAATCATAATAGATAAGGTTGCCGTCATAATGGGCTCTATCCATGCAGAAAGGCGGCTTATTGAGTATGTGACTTCACGATCGTAATGGGTCGATACCTCTTTTAGCATCTCCTCGAGGGCACCCGTTTCTTCTCCTGTTTGGACTAGATGAACAACGAGTGTGGGAAAGATCCCACTCTCTTTTAAAGGCTTGGAGATACCCCTCCCTTTCTCTATTTTCGTGCTTATCTCAGTTATCTTTTGGGCGATAAATTCGTTTCCAACTGTCTTTGAGACGACCTCAAATGTTCTCATTATGGGAACACCAGCCCTTATCATGTTCTCGAACATATAAGCAAACCTGCTCATGCAGATCTTCAATAGTATAGGGCCTATGATTGGAATTTTAAGTTTCAGCCTATCGAATAAGAGTCTACCAGTAGGAGTACGACTGTAAAAGTATAGGACGATCCCTAAAAGAACGAGAAGAGGAAAAATTAAGGGGCCGTAAGTCTGGACCAGACTGTTTATTAAAAGCATCATTCTCGTAGGAAGGGGAAGTTCCATTTTGAAGCCCTGAAAGAGTGCTGCAAAACGAGGAATTACAAAGGTTACAAGTACGAAAAAAGCAACTGCGATTCCTAAAGAGACCATTAAAGGATAGCGCATGGCACTTTTAAGCATCTCTTTGGTCTTCATCTGGAATTCGAGGATACCTGCAAGTCTTTCCAGTACGTCATCGAGGACACCCCCAACCTCTCCGGCTCTTACCATGCTTATATAAAGCTCGGAAAAGATATCCTTGTGCTTTGAGATGGCATCCGATAGACTCATTCCCCTGTCGATATCCTGAGAGATCTGTCTTATGGCTCTTTTCAGCTTCAAATTGGCCGTCTGTTC containing:
- a CDS encoding sigma-54 dependent transcriptional regulator — protein: MKEIILIEDDSGVRFFIEEALRREGHRVLSFESYEKASSSIKEDTDLVLIDIKLPGIDGLSAIEEIKRFTDAPIIVITAYGTKKNAMLAIEKGAIDFFVKPISLEELKVVVKRALAKREIEKEAKLKKKEWHDATTYHGIVVKSEMMKEVIRLAERVAETDVPVLITGETGVGKEVVARLIHKLSNRKGEFVPVNCASIPETLLESELFGFEKGAFTGAVREKKGKFELAEKGTLFLDEIGEMGPNLQAKILRVVETKELERLGSTKKVKLDVRIISATNKNLIEAMGEGKFRPDLYYRLSGVVIDVPPLRKRKEDIGPLIDHFLLELEKDLGRKLGISKEAKEYLLNYAWPGNVRELLACLKSAVSVSEDGYVTLEDLPIHMRERTKKHYTEGTSLDEQIEELERKRIIEALKATKGNQKKAASILGISERSIWYRIKKHGIDVSNL
- a CDS encoding HAMP domain-containing histidine kinase; amino-acid sequence: MRLFRDPKNLRYNITTLVPVLVFLVCILIGLFTLNVAAYVSYPEILLLGISAVCAFLVFLVLFAMTAPIKDMVRKLDSLYGLGPKKMKGRMIEIYELIEKLVAEAKLNASKTENEHKIATIERLEYIIPLGFMALVIAHEVRNPLSTVVGMAQLLLEKADPEEELYLRRILEATKRIDAFTKELLDFTDTEPSIEEFDLTHVVEEAYESLKREFPTVRSTFLAEKHAHFVGDKNKIYQAVYNIIKNAFEAERNAGYLQVKIEDGDPISISVYNQSSKIGEEEKKLLFRPFYTTKKEGRGLGLFIAEKNVKLHNGHIEVNTDGGTEFRIVLPKR
- a CDS encoding type II secretion system F family protein; protein product: MPRFFYRARDEKGSLIVGSMEADTKVLVYSQLDSMGLIPVSVVEERSFLDLKEVLVRFQKVKDDDLIFFTRQLQTVIRSGIPLISGLRGLEEQTANLKLKRAIRQISQDIDRGMSLSDAISKHKDIFSELYISMVRAGEVGGVLDDVLERLAGILEFQMKTKEMLKSAMRYPLMVSLGIAVAFFVLVTFVIPRFAALFQGFKMELPLPTRMMLLINSLVQTYGPLIFPLLVLLGIVLYFYSRTPTGRLLFDRLKLKIPIIGPILLKICMSRFAYMFENMIRAGVPIMRTFEVVSKTVGNEFIAQKITEISTKIEKGRGISKPLKESGIFPTLVVHLVQTGEETGALEEMLKEVSTHYDREVTYSISRLSAWIEPIMTATLSIMILFLALAVLMPWWNMIQAVRMTGG